tgccatgataggaaggtatggtggctgttttgaggaaggtatatggtgggtgtatgataacggcgaaaagtgtgcggtattagagaggctagcaatgatggaaggaagaaaagtgcgtataatccatggactcaacattagtcataaagaactcatatacttattgcaaaaatctacaagttatcaaagcaaagtattacgcgcatgctcctaggggggatagtttggtaggaaaagaccatcgctcgtccccgaccgccactcataaggaagacaatcaataaataaatcatgctccgacttcatcacataacggttcaccatacgtgcatgctacgggaatcacaaactttaacataagtatttctcaaattcacaactactcaactatcattactctaatatcatcatctccaAATCTCAAAACAGTTATTGTAGAGTTTTTATTGGGTCTCTTGATTAACTTCTAAGCCGTGCTTCTCTCGCACATTTGCTAACCGTGTGCGCTTGCCCTAAGCTTCCCCTACCCCAATCTCCGTTCGTCAACCCTCGTTCTTCTTCTGTCCCAGGTAAAAAGCACATGCGTAAGCAGCATGCTCCGATCCGTATTAACGTTTTACATTTAGGTTTTTCATTTGATAGTTATTGAAGCATCAGATCCGGTACAACGACTTCATTCTCTAAAGGAATATAAAAACAATTTGAAAATCTAAACAAGTGTTATAAACTCTGTCATACTACTTTTCTCGAAGGAGTAGATGAGAAGATTTCTGGTAAATTTGTAGTTGTTGCCTGCCTTCAATATGGCTAACATATTTGAAGCTATTCGTTGTCTACCTTCAACGTTGAAACTTGTTTTTAAATTGTTATGATATTCTTGTGTTCTTAACATAGTTTTTCTGAATTATTTAGGTATGATTTGCCCTACCTGCCGCCAACCAGGCGGCCCTTGCGAACCACACCCTGAAGTTCTCCAGGAGTTTGAGGTTATTCTTGATGAAAATTGCTGCAACCGCATGGTTAGTAAGCATCACTAACACATTAGTTGCTTACAACACAGTAGAAATCGTCACTGTCACTCATACCCCCTTGCACCTACACTAGGTTCCCCTGCTGCCACTTCTTCGCACCTGCCTTGTGTTTTCATTTTCCATTAGTTTGCCTGCCTATGCCCTGATTAATATAGTCCATTAGTTTTGCATGCCTATGCGTTGATTACTATAATGCATCTTCAGTTCTAATTAAAATTAGTCAACATATGCCAAAAATCTGTATCCATTAATTTATAATACAATTATGTTGTTACCTGTAATTCTTATCAAAAATTCATATCCAATTTAAGAAAACTTTTAACATTAATAGCACGCGAGTTCAAATTTATACTTACAGGTTGTTATTTGCACTATTTTTTCCAGTATGTACCTTGTAATGTCAGAGCTTTTCTCGCTGAATACATTGAAGAGAGGAAGAAAGAAGCAAGAAAATTGCGTAAACAGCAGGTAGAGCCAGCCCTTCTTACACATGAAGGAAGGTCTTACAATGCTTTGTTAAACATAGGGCGAACTACACAAAGTTCTGCGGTGGTGAGTGGAACATCTTTGCGGCTGATTATGAACTTCGTGCTGGAGACCGCATAGAATTTGAACCAGACGAGGGTCTCAATCTCGAAATACAAACATATCGGGATGACAAAAAGCTGCTTCCATTACCCCACGTTGGTAGGTATTTAATATTACAAACATTACAAACTTATCATCTTTcgttatatttttatattacaaACTTATCTTCTTTCGCTGTAATTTTATATGCAGGAATCGAACTGAATAATATTAACCCCGTGTTGGATATAGCTTTATCTAACTttaaatttttttctttttctagcTCTCGACGATCTTTCTTCTGACGATTTCGACCATGTTCACTGCTGTGTCTACTCTAAGGATATTGAGCTTACCTACGACCAGACACGATTCTTTCTACAACGCCTTTTCGGAGATACTTTCATCCGTTGTCGTCCATTTGTCCATGTCTTGACTCCCACTAACACCAAAGACTATGTCATGGTTGGTTACAACTGTCCTTGTCAAAATACCAAACGTATTTTGCTAATATGTAATATAAACAATACTGACATAATATTGCTTATATGTAAAATTATAAAGAACCTGTTTATTCAAACCTAAAACAACAAAACTTTTGTTGTTCTCTTAATATGTTGTTTTATCTGTTTACACACAAACCTGAACATGCCAGGAATTATATTACTTCCAATATGAAATTTCTTAATGTTTGTGCACTCACCATATTCAGACATTCTTTTATTTATTGTCCAAGTGACAAATCAGCGGTTTTAATTTCTATTTAATTTCCATTTTCTTCTAGAAAATTCTGAGGAGCGTTGTCTCAACACTGAAGAGATGGGTGGACATGCCAACCAATGACAGGGTAACCCTTGAAGCTCCTAATGAACCTACACATGTCATCACTCCTTCATCGTACTACATCTCCAAAAATGACGGCAGGATGGTAATAGAAAAGTCTTctttcagagacttcatatcggCTGCATCCTTCATTCAAAAGAACGTTGTTCTAATCACTTTCAAAGAGCGCCATGACCGTTCTGTGTCCATCATCATTCAGCGCATTATGTAGATTCCGTCGGAACCAGCACGTAAAATGGAAGCAAACAGTGTATCTCCTAGAATGTTCAATGCTCGTTTCATGATGATGCCTCCAGGAGCAAAACACTGATTACTATAAGTTTGCTAGTTAGGATGGTAGAGTACTGTAATTATTATGGACCATGAGCTTGCTTGAACTATCAGAATGATCTTTTGCAACTTATGTAGCTCTTACGGACACTCAGCTTGCTGTTTCAACCATCGGAATGATCCTTTGAAACAAATCCTGTTTGAACTATCGAAATGATTCATTCAAAAAAATGTAGTTCTTACCCTTTCAAAAGTTCACaattcaaaaaatcaaaaaacaAAAGGATTCATTTTCAAAAATCAATCGAAACAAGAATCAGTTTGTGATTCAAAACCTCTATCAATGCCATGTTATCAAACTTATTCTAGTGAAACATATCTCAATTAAAAACCAAACAGGACTCCGTTTTCAAGTCCAAACTATATTTACTTCAAATTTACCTAAACACACACTTGTGCACCGATTAACATAAAAACCGTGCCTCCCTAACCAAGGAAGATTATTAATTGAAAAAACCGTTTTCACAAAAAGGCACGACCATGCATCTGCTGAGTGTTCTACCGTTTACACAACTACTTTCACAGCCAAAGATGGATCACGCAGGCAGCACGAAACGAATAAAAAAATATAATGAACAAGAGAAGTGAAAATCTTAAAAAAACAGATAAAGCAAACCCCTGTTTCCGAAATTCTACGCCTGGAACCGCCGCGTGACTAGCAACTGCTCTTTGGCGGTTTCCTTTTTTGCACAACAAAAGAACCCTTTCACTTTTCCGACTCCATTTCATCCTCTTCCTCGAAAGTTTCTCGCCGGCCGCAGTTCACCACCGCACACCTCCAGCCATGGACGACGGGAAACTAACAACACTCACCGAACACATCACTGCCCATGGTACAACCGTGCTCgaggtggtgtacaccaacgacccaaGGACCGTGGAGCGGATCATCAAAAAGTACGAAGAATGGCTAAAGGAGGAGAAGAACAAGTTCGTCGGCCTCGACCTCGAGTACACACGTAAGAGCAGTTACATACGACAAGGGATCGCCATCGTCCAACTTGCCATGCGCGAGCATGTCCTTGTATACCACTACTGCAGATCCGAGCGCTCCCAGGCGTTAGTTGACTTCCTGCAACGGAAAGCGGTAACTTTCACTAGCGTCGATACCAGGAACGACAAGACCATGCTTGCCCGCGCATGGATCAAAATTCTAGACGAGCACCACGTCGACCTCCAGAGGCTATTCTGCATCAAGGGTGGTGGAGAAAGGGACTCCATGGGTGACCTTTCagcggccatcatcgacccctcaTACAAGAACATGAAGAAATCATTCCCAAAGGAGAAGCACCAGTTCTGGGACTGGAAGCCACTTTCCCCGATACACCTTGAGTATGCGGCAAAGGACGGGTATGTTAGCTACGAGTTGTACCATAGAATCCTAACCATCAAGAACGGGCTACGTCACCTCCACCAACAACCAATGAAAGAAAGACTCCGCCCACGTAAGAGCAATGACGAGGgatcttccagcggctggaagcGCCGGAAGGGAAACAGTGGTTGGTAAATTGCGAGAAAATGGATGTCTACATTAAACTAGTAGGAACTACTATTATCATAATTTGGATTGTATGAACCTATGTTGTAAATATGTTTGTTGTTGCTCAAAGATGCTGTGTGTATTGTATTACTATTTTACGTTTGAACTTTGAACACAGTGGTGTGCTCATGTACAAATGCATACTACGTTTTGCATGTCTAAATGCAATTAGTAAGTTATGTTCCAGTACTGAGCAAGCATATATTGTATCCATGATTATAGAACGAGAGATATCTCGCACGATATTGTATTATAATTTTCATACTCAACCTTTACAAGATGCATCGTGCATTTACAAGAATATGTGATGATATCGTTGTAAACTTTCAGTACAATGCTTATTAAACATTGGCGTGAACAATTCATAAATATTGCAGAAGATCATTTGGTACACAGTCACAAGCGATGAGAACTTTGTTACTTTAACCACGTTGAAAAAAAATCCTTGCCTCCATTTCACATCAAACACCGCTCCGTCCATTCAGAACATCCTTGCTATTGCACACAGGTTCCTCTCCGTACACCAGTTCTGCACGATGCCACAAAACTACACTACTGTGTGCAACTGACCTATGTACAAGCGTGGCTCACTAAGTGTCTACTCAATCCATGCCTGTGGTGTCACGCACCCGTGACCCTAGAGACTTCACACCTATGCATCCACAACCGAGCCCCTCTAACCAGATATTCGGACCGATGCCTCTACTGCCGTACATCTGTGCCTCTAGAATCTTGACAGCAGCAAGAGGGTTCAAAACCGTGCCTCCACATAACCGTGCTTGTACTGACTGCACTTCCGTGCCTCTATTTGCTTGATCAATGTGCCTCACATGAAACGCATAGTAACTCTACGTGCTCCGCACGCGTGATCGCCAATGCAACTTTGGTGCTGCACAGACGCGTCTCTTAGTATACCCGTACCTCCACAACCGTGCTTGTACTGACACTAGtggaaaaagggtcatctgtcccggttggtaagggccatctgtcccggttgttgaaccgggactaaagggtcattactaatgccctaggcctttagtcccggttcttatgcaaaccgggacagatgggcctccacgtggccgctccgGCAAGCCccggcaggagggcctttggtcccggttggtagcaccaaccgggaccaataggcatccacgcgtcagcatttcagggcccggggtttttgttttttgttttttaaagggggggttgggggttttggggggtaaTTTAGGTTGGTAtaggtagctaatagagagatgtgtcctctcttatctccgtgctactgctactgctatgcctaaacatgacttagattgaagtgaggcaacatgcgatgcatgtcaaaagtactactaatcctaacttgatcaagtttggattgtactactttcgacatgcaccacatgcatgttgccttcacttcaatccaatccatgttcatttcatccacagatatataataactcttcatgctcgcatcatgcatcatcataataacaagtcctactaatcatcatacaacttctactcgttattaataacaagtcatacgatcatcaaactgatagtcatcgaaccaaccctactttgTTCTTAGCACaagatcatcagtattaggtaggacctaagtaccctctttaaggtaaaatagcataaaacaatatagaccctgacaatccattatggagaatggagatcatcctgtctccaattcctgcgcttcgcttccttttgcttccaagaacctccttacgactgtccatacattttttccatttattgattagcatgtctccacttctttgagaaatccggtatggacagttgagattcgtaggatgacctggatatatgttcaaaacacgaaggctgccattttaatacatcaaatgaggcacacaatcctctgggattctctgttgaaaaaatagtaataacttcatagttagcaatgatgtactagttttagaaatatgcaaaagatgcacggatgtcgtaatagtaaaatatcttaccagggtatctccatggtagttaccgtagttcaacacatgcactagtggcacgtattgaccataatgttgaggagtttgattgtagatattgtaattctcaatatcagtacaaaatccgaccagatgatttttctcctgataagttaattcggagccatcggtgtagtgggttttgtctaccatgttcggcacattgtttgaacaatcaaaataagctgtcaatggaaataagccactagtagaaaacaggggattggttcggccctcgtaataccattaatcccggttcgctcacgaaccgggaccaaaggaggcaactgtcccggttcgtgagcccagggggccggcctggccacgtcggccactggtcccggttccacgcacgaaccgggaccaatgcgcctcgcccctggcccatgaccagttgtcccggtttgtgccacaaaccgggactaaagggttggtcctcgttgcggtcagagtttagtcccacctcgccaaccgaaaggcgctcacaccggtttataagcccgtccctctctgccttgttgagctcctctcaaaatgaaaatagatgcccttatacagggaatttgacatAAATTCAGAGTGAATTTCtttgaaattcatagaaatttattatgaatttaggttgaattctctctataggcgcatctatgctcatttttttatgttggggttggcgatctttacagactttttgtgtgttgaatatgcatcattcaaaatcagtctctgctttgaatggttaattttgaacacacaaaaagtctggagttcaaataagttcaagaaaatgtaatccccttgtaacagatgagtttccgtatgaaatcctgatactttgaaagagattgtccgttttgtacacgaagtgcatccagtttttgccataaccctctcaactttcttgcacatgctatgtggatgaaatgatgataccatgccaactttcaaccttttcagagttcatttgaaatgcttttcaattttagggtcttatagctcaaaataattagtaaatgcatgaataataacaaaagaagtgagaaaggattgaaaaatgatgatgtggctttggatggtgcattttgaacacacaaaaagtcaggagttcaaataagttttaaaaaatgaaatccctttgtaacagacgagtttccgtatgaaatcctgatactttgaaagagattgtccgttttgtacacgaagtgcatccagtttttgccgtaaccctctcaactttcttgcacatgctatgtggatgaaatgatgataccatgccaactttcaaccttttcagagttcatttgaaatgcttttcaattttagggtcttatagctcaaaataattagtaaatgcatgaaaaataagaaatgaagtcagaaaggattgaaaaatgatgatgtggctttggatggtgcattttgaacacacaaaaagtcaggagttcaaataagtttaaaaaaatgaaatccctttgtaacagacgagtttccgtatgaaatcctgatactttgaaagagattgtccgttttgtacacgaagtgcatccagtttttgccataaccctctcaactttcttgcacatgctatgtggatgaaatgatgataccatgccaactttcaaccttttcagagttcatttgaaatgcttttcaattttagggtcttatagctcaaaataattagtaaatgcatgaaaaataacaaatgaagtcagaaaggattgaaaaatgatgatgtggctttcaatggtgcattttgaacacacaaaaagtcaggagttcaaataagtttaaaaaatgaaatccctttgtaatagacgagtttccgtatgaaatcctgatactttgaaagagattgtccgttttgtacacgaagtgcatccagtttttgccgtaaccctctcaactttcttgcacatgctatgtggatgaaatcatgataccatgccaactttcaaccttttcagagttcatttgaaatgcttttcaattttagggtcttatagctcaaaataattagtaaatgcatgaaaaataagaaatgaagtcagaaaggattgaaaaatgatgatgtggctttgaatggtgcatttttaacacacaaaaagtcaggagttcaaataagtttaaaaaatgaaatccctttgtaatagacgagtttccgtatgaaatcctgatactttgaaagagattgtccgttttgtacacgaagtgcatccagtttttgccgtaaccctctcaactttcttgcacatgctatgtggatgaaatgatgataccatgccaactttcaaccttttcagagttcatttgaaatgcttttcaattttagggtcttatagctcaaaataattagtaaatgcatgaaaaataagaaatgaagtcagaaaggattaaaaaatgatgatgtggctttgaatggtgcattttgtacacacaaaaagtcaggagttcaaataagttttaaaaaatgaaatccctttctaacagacgagtttccgtatgaaatcctgatacttggaatgagattgtccgttttgtacacgaagtacatccagtttttgccgtaaccctctcaactttcttgcacatgctatgtggatgaaatgatgataccatgccaactttcaaccttttcagagttcatttgaaatgcttttcaattttagggtcttatagctcaaaataattagtaaatgcatgaaaaatggtgcatgaaaaataacaaataaaataaataagtaattagaaacaaaataatataaactttattaaaatatataagtagaaacaaaataaaataagttttaataaaatttatgaaactaaaattaacaaagtattttctgttcaaaacattataagaaacctctagtattattgatactaaaatcatataaaattgatgcaactaaaattatcgaagtattttctgttcagaatcattaaaagcaaaaagaattttcataaagaactctttttgatagaaactttaatagcaaaaataattatcataaagtaaaataaataagtaattagaaaacaaaataaaataaaataaaataagttttttgttttaagtagaaacaaaacaaaataaataaatcaaaaaagaaaacaaaaaacaggcaaaaaataaaaaaaatatgccacctactgggccaccacggcctgaatacgactagaaacccatcgatgggccagaATTCAGGCCGGCAGAAGGCCCAGtaagcccatcaggcatagcagtgacaattaggcccgtaagcctgcaatggagaggagctcgagaggggtgcggcagtggggcttataaaccactgcgtgCCCCTGTCAACTAGCGAGGtaggactaaactttcgacgtgggcgcagcagcacaaggcctttggtcccggttggtggcaccaaccgagactaaaggtgtgcattggtaccggttcgtggcgccAACCCGTACCAAtgccacccctttagtcccggttggtgccaccaaccgggaccaaaggggccgttggtcccggttggtgcgacgaaccgggaccaaagcctttcCTATATAAGAAACACTTGGAGAAAATTCAGAATTTCATCGCTAGTTGCCCCTGACGACGCCGACCTCCTCGACGCCGCAAGGCTGcaccgccgtcgcccgtgcccccgagcccacgccgaagccgtccgccgcccccgagcccacgccgacgccgtccgccacccacgccgtcgccctctGCCACCCCCGAGCACGCCCGGCCACGCCCCTGCGCCACGACCCGCCCCCACCGTGGCCGTCCCcgacgccctcgccgcccccgccgtcgccctcgccggCCGCCCCCGATGTGAGCCACCACCGCCACGGCTCAGTTCAGTGCTTTTTTTCATATAATGTGTATTATTTTTTTGGTCATTgcatttttttcatatatatataatgtatatatgtatgtggtagctatatgatgaatggatgtggctatgtatgtatgaatataatgttcatagcatttttttgtttatatatgtttttttcatatatgtgttaattttttatttaggttagtgcattttaggttagtgtAGAGGAAAAAGTAAAATTAGTAAGTACTACTTGATTTTAGGTTAgcgcttagtagttgaactagttgatttaatgaaactactttattttactatatatagaagtagtttatttttagtaagtactactttattttatttatagtaagtgcttagtagttgaactagtttatttaataaaactaatttattttactatatgttgaagtagtttgtttttagtaagtactactttattttatttatagtaagtgcttagtagctAGTTGAAccagttgatttaataaaactactttattttactatatatagaagtagtttatttttagcaagaaaattaatagaactagtttattttattagttaaagcaattattcccgcatcgacgtcgacgatgccaatcccgcatccacgtcgtcgactcggcggaggaggccggcttgatcagaggggccatgtccgggactgggctccggcGGGCTGGTTTtaggaggtgctaccttccggggggcgtaggttggtgacgagccagcccgtcgttgacccgttccttgtttggtggcggtcgcgtgggccagtgacggtgccgaggttttcggacaccgcggaggtggtatgTCACCGTGTTAgtgaggaggaccagcacgtccgtcgctacatggttgcgttggagggcaggttcgacaatacctggcaggttcttcagggatctcactggagctatgatcctgtgatggttccttccctttgggtgtccaccgcccgcgtcGATACCCGTcaggcgctacggttctagctgtactggcgatatgtatgatagtattcgaggtgtattagtgataatattcgacgatctACGGACGCATGGacatgatgtagttttgcttataattgaatgcatcctaatttgaatactactttattttgtgatttgattttgcttattgaatgctcaaattggaaaactactcctactttgaatgctaaaattggagagcactatgcaaggcgtatgcatatgattagttgatagcttatagggtttttgttttcgcagaaatctaggagcccccctccatcatccccgccgtcgtccccatcacagaccccctccgacctcgaggtgagaccagccacgaaccggttttagaaagataattaaacgatatttcgggttgactttaagtctattgagtctccaccatatatgaaaggacgaagaatcccgactgttgtcgtggggctagcttctccttcgttcccgtgtgctagacaatttggtgtaatgcactcgggaacgaaaggaaggagctaccatcaccgacggtcggaaatgtctgagaggaatcagtgagggagagttccaccatatatatatgagaggatgaagaatcccgactgttgtcgtgggggtcgcttctccttcgttcccgtgtgctagacattttggtgtaatgcactcggggacaaatggaagagcgaccatcaccaacggtcgaatgtatacaccacgtgagctgagggttttcaagaaaagactcgacaaaccgatagtcaacccgtgaagAATactaatgatctaacttaggttttttagtacatatatttaattgtagacgtttaatatttgaattatgaacataggaaatgtcgtactcgaacgacgaaagtctctcgtgggagtgcgactggtgccacgacgaccgaggtctgtgcgacaggcctcacctggacgaagatctgcgcttcagtattaagctggaggagaccttcgatgttgaaacggtacgcaacaacgacaagtgtaattttttcgtaattaagcacgacttcaactatttcaacgtgtacttttcatcttttacacttcaactagcttatcccatgtcatgcaagacgctacgtcttgtagaggatgggttttgaagaccatgaaagtatggaaacaaagaaaattcacctaaggacccatcatgatatagattttgaagtaaatctgtataattctgagagcgtaacccattttggttgcaacaattgggaagcattttgcaagatgtatggttttgatgagggtatgcttgtcaccatggatcttggtgatcctgacatcgagcaagacaatatggacatttgggtccttgttgatacgcctccaattctaccgctatgtgagtttctcaaacatagttattagctaatttatattgttcatttcaaaatagttgacagcttattttcattgacagcttattttgattgttcaaacaatgtgcggaacatggtagacagaacctactacaccgatggctctgagttaacttataaggagaaaactcatgtggtcggattttgtactgatcttgaaaattacaatatctattgtaaaactcctccacattatggtcaatacgtgccactagtgcacgtgttgaactatggtaactactatggagataccctggtaagatttcttactattacgacattcgtgcatcttttgcatacttctaaaactagtacatcatcgctaactatgaagttattactatgtttttcaacagataatc
This sequence is a window from Aegilops tauschii subsp. strangulata cultivar AL8/78 chromosome 7, Aet v6.0, whole genome shotgun sequence. Protein-coding genes within it:
- the LOC141027524 gene encoding uncharacterized protein, which produces MDDGKLTTLTEHITAHGTTVLEVVYTNDPRTVERIIKKYEEWLKEEKNKFVGLDLEYTRKSSYIRQGIAIVQLAMREHVLVYHYCRSERSQALVDFLQRKAVTFTSVDTRNDKTMLARAWIKILDEHHVDLQRLFCIKGGGERDSMGDLSAAIIDPSYKNMKKSFPKEKHQFWDWKPLSPIHLEYAAKDGYVSYELYHRILTIKNGLRHLHQQPMKERLRPRKSNDEGSSSGWKRRKGNSGW